The following coding sequences are from one Diprion similis isolate iyDipSimi1 chromosome 9, iyDipSimi1.1, whole genome shotgun sequence window:
- the LOC124410591 gene encoding probable aminoacyl tRNA synthase complex-interacting multifunctional protein 2 isoform X1, protein MSCGTTMYALKPIVLMPGEVYELKSMYIMKNIIEVQPKLSNRTSHESSKIVSDITEQVIKFLKSPLPEVVELELRQEKILSQLAELKKQVSSLSGILRNSTRSNTTHVTVPRSKEKVHTDLVVNANPAKPPFSLLALQNIWNDTDICVSCHTHSNSTSPVREFPLSAQNFNSENHTVEVSLIWKKVTDLEVVISGARGTPLLGEVSLLRYLSRLIASHNYESRESGDDASKIDSLLDLCHELSFQKSPKHANSVLAALAGKLGNGKWLLPRSLPSIADVAAWSAIKRLDNPNLPGNLTSWFNRCDNVFWHK, encoded by the exons ATGAGTTGCGGCACAACGATGTACGCGTTAAAACCGATCGTCTTGATGCCAGGAGAAGTTTACGAGCTGAAGAGCATGTACATAATGAAAAACATAATTGAGGTTCAACCGAAGTTGAGTAACCGCACGAGCCACGAGAGTAGCAAGATTGTGTCGGATATTACCGAACAGGTTATCAAGTTTTTAAAG agtccGTTGCCAGAAGTTGTAGAGCTGGAACTcagacaagaaaaaattctatcacaGCTCGCCGAACTGAAGAAACAGGTCTCCAGTCTATCTGGAATATTAAGAAATTCTACACGTAGCAACACTACCCATGTCACTGTTCCTAGAAGCAAG GAAAAGGTTCACACGGATTTGGTGGTAAATGCAAATCCTGCTAAGCCACCTTTTTCATTACTGGCGTTGCAAAATATTTGGAATGATACGGATATCTGTGTTTCCTGTCACACTCACTCTAACAGCACGTCTCCAGTCCGTGAATTTCCACTGTCTGCGCAAAACTTCAATAGTGAGAACCACACTGTCGAGGTATCACTGATATGGAAAAAGG TGACAGATCTGGAAGTAGTGATCTCTGGCGCCCGAGGGACGCCACTCCTAGGTGAAGTCAGCCTCCTGAGGTACTTGAGCAGGCTTATTGCCAGCCATAATTACGAGAGTAGGGAAAGTGGAGATGACGCATCCAAAATTGATTCTTTGCTAGACCTCTGCCACGAGTTATCCTTCCAAAAGTCACCAAAGCATGCAAACTCTGTACTCGCGGCTCTAGCCGGTAAACTAGGAAATGGAAAATGGCTGCTTCCAAGGAGCTTACCAAGCATAGCAGATGTAGCCGCATGGTCGGCAATCAAACGGTTAGACAATCCAAACTTGCCTGGTAATTTAACCAGCTGGTTTAATAGATGTGACAATGTCTTTTGGCATAAATAA
- the LOC124410591 gene encoding aminoacyl tRNA synthase complex-interacting multifunctional protein 2 isoform X2, whose protein sequence is MSCGTTMYALKPIVLMPGEVYELKSMYIMKNIIEVQPKLSNRTSHESSKIVSDITEQSPLPEVVELELRQEKILSQLAELKKQVSSLSGILRNSTRSNTTHVTVPRSKEKVHTDLVVNANPAKPPFSLLALQNIWNDTDICVSCHTHSNSTSPVREFPLSAQNFNSENHTVEVSLIWKKVTDLEVVISGARGTPLLGEVSLLRYLSRLIASHNYESRESGDDASKIDSLLDLCHELSFQKSPKHANSVLAALAGKLGNGKWLLPRSLPSIADVAAWSAIKRLDNPNLPGNLTSWFNRCDNVFWHK, encoded by the exons ATGAGTTGCGGCACAACGATGTACGCGTTAAAACCGATCGTCTTGATGCCAGGAGAAGTTTACGAGCTGAAGAGCATGTACATAATGAAAAACATAATTGAGGTTCAACCGAAGTTGAGTAACCGCACGAGCCACGAGAGTAGCAAGATTGTGTCGGATATTACCGAACAG agtccGTTGCCAGAAGTTGTAGAGCTGGAACTcagacaagaaaaaattctatcacaGCTCGCCGAACTGAAGAAACAGGTCTCCAGTCTATCTGGAATATTAAGAAATTCTACACGTAGCAACACTACCCATGTCACTGTTCCTAGAAGCAAG GAAAAGGTTCACACGGATTTGGTGGTAAATGCAAATCCTGCTAAGCCACCTTTTTCATTACTGGCGTTGCAAAATATTTGGAATGATACGGATATCTGTGTTTCCTGTCACACTCACTCTAACAGCACGTCTCCAGTCCGTGAATTTCCACTGTCTGCGCAAAACTTCAATAGTGAGAACCACACTGTCGAGGTATCACTGATATGGAAAAAGG TGACAGATCTGGAAGTAGTGATCTCTGGCGCCCGAGGGACGCCACTCCTAGGTGAAGTCAGCCTCCTGAGGTACTTGAGCAGGCTTATTGCCAGCCATAATTACGAGAGTAGGGAAAGTGGAGATGACGCATCCAAAATTGATTCTTTGCTAGACCTCTGCCACGAGTTATCCTTCCAAAAGTCACCAAAGCATGCAAACTCTGTACTCGCGGCTCTAGCCGGTAAACTAGGAAATGGAAAATGGCTGCTTCCAAGGAGCTTACCAAGCATAGCAGATGTAGCCGCATGGTCGGCAATCAAACGGTTAGACAATCCAAACTTGCCTGGTAATTTAACCAGCTGGTTTAATAGATGTGACAATGTCTTTTGGCATAAATAA